gcgatatcgatactttcaaaatatcgcgatatatcgctaaaacggtagtatcgctcagccctacttaAGACTGGGGTCAATTCTGGCCCACACAATTTTCCATTGCTCCAGAGTGATGGAGTGGGAAGCACTTCCTAAAAGTACTAAAGCCCTTTGCACCAGGAGTGCAATCTTTCCTTGTCTGCCTCTACCTCCAGGTTGATCACGTCCGCCCACAAGTAAATGAGTGGGCCTCCCACCTTAAGGAGCTCCTCTTGGATGTTAAATAGTGTTTTCTCCTGCCCGAAATGGGGGTCTTTACCTATTTGTTTCTTAACTTCCTCATCAAGTCTCGGCACCTCCATTGCTGGGCAATTTGGCATGGGGTAATCTTCTAGAATTGTCTCTGCTTCTTCCCCTCTTAAGTTCTTATTGAAATGCTTTTCTAAATAGGAACTGTGGGCAGGAagacagacaggcaggcaggcaaaccAAATTTTGAGCTCTGTCTTCttatttaaaaattctatattcagccacctgtaagtgctTTTGTGTTTTTAACCCATTGGTGGCCAAATTCTCCGAGACCCCTGGCCGAATTGCTGAATCGCATCATACTGACCGTCCAGTAcatagaactacttagtaaccatatatctaaatactcgctataaactaaggaggtcgaCTGtactgtttttgtttacataacagtaaccgTATCAAAGTTGtcaaacaacaaagtctaaacttcgGTAAAGACCATCTTGACCAAACAACGGAATCCCAACTAGCTATTTACTAAGGTGTATTACGCTacaaagaactattctatacagtttacttacagtgcgatccattccacagctggtttcttcatgatttgtcccatttctgctGTTGCTTGTGCGTATTTGCACTCGTGTCCACGTTTGGGATAAAGCAGCCGACTGTcgactttacctgtctccatcgaTGTATAACACTTCCTTTGTTATCAGCTACTAGGTTTTAATTTGAAGAACAATTTAATTTGCTTATTAAAACAGGTTACACTTTacgctattacataacaaacttGCACTAGTCCGGGAAGGATCCCGTTATCCCAGAATGGGACCTCTATGGGCATGTCCATTTCAATACTAGAGCATTTTGCTATGAAACGtgttttacaagttatagcgaggctaaagtttattctatgtgtgagttatgatgccatgccaCCATATGGTGGTGGTGGCCGTTAATGggttaatgctgtatttgatgttaggtgaattaatattattcctgtaaaggtgattttcgtcacattGGAATTTTAAGTAGTACGTGTAAGCAGTTTTGTCATGTTGTAGTGAATGTACAGGAACATTTCTATTAGAGTTCAATGAAGCTGTAAGTAGGCAAAATGACTAAATGACAGAGGTGTTTACAGGGTATTCATGACTTAGAGACTCTAACGTTGCATGTTGTGCAAATGAAATGTTTGTACCGTCAAGATTGTATATCGGTAAGATGAGCAAAATCTATTGAAGATGAACTTGTACCCCTTAAATAATATCGCAAGCCTGTGATTGTAAAATGTAGTTTCCAATAATTCTCTCTACTATTagcttataagcgccgaagGGTGAGCTCCtactattatctatggttacatGTTGTGGTACATATGAGGTGGCAcaaagtaattatgtgaagccttacaaggctaatgggacagcatgtttgtggtcatGTGCGGAAAAAACATGGGACAAAACGAAACACTTCTATCTGTATTTGAAACTCGGCTTGCTGTTTCGTTGCACAAAGAAAATGACCAGCATGATCGAAgataaaggaaagacaaggtgcagagggcagaCACTCAGCGTGACCCCAAGAGACACGTGGCACTGGCGAGTTGGCATAGTTTGGTGGTCGTGTGATGCCTCTAGCTTTGTGACTGTAACTAGACATGCAGGCAGACTATactatgttcacgttgagctgagtcctgaaaaacagctaaaaattaaaagtggattttttctcaacggagttaacatttcagccagccagatgattattggtaacagcaaaggtgtcaacaacagacacgtatggtttggctccattgcaagttcgggaaaggtctgtaatggacactttacttatatggcttccccataggaaatgtattgtgcaAATTTtaattggccataaatattatgtcaaacatttgaacaaaaagattttgaaatatttttagcgagtcaagcagtactacaaatgagccaaatttcaagatcatgtgtaattgcatccatgagttattaaatgtttttgaggattcagctcaacgtgaacaaaGTGTTTCAGTATCTGTTCTactgtttgtaacactgtatctGGCATTAGCAACACTAAAGACCCTTTTGTAAAGTTACTTTTTTTTGCCATGTAATTTTTGCCGCATAATTTATGGTGGCATTTTGGGAGACATGTGTTATTTGGGGGATCCCCGCTGTACTGTACTTTATGATCAGGAATGGTAATGGTAAGCAACTATTCAACCCTAGGAGTGAACAATGCAATTTGTAGCTAATTTATCATCTAAAAACCATATGGTGCTTTATACTTTTTGCTCTAAGTGTTGCAAGAAATTGTAAAGCTCCTGTACAGCTAAATGTATAAACTTGCTGGTGGTAAACAAGCAGCCACATTTAGTATTGATACATTTGATGCATGGGCATTTTTTAAATTGATTCACAAGATGCATCTCTTTGCACTGTTAGGTAAACTATCATTGCAACCACAGTGTGTGAAGTTAGATGATTGCATGTCAAATTATCGTCAGCAGTTACAGGATAAATACAAGTTCTTACAGTTAACTTCACCAGATGAACTATTAGAGTGTAGACCATCAGAATATGTTAATCTAAAATTAACACTTGTTGACAAGAGAACAAAGAGAAATAGAGAAACATTAGTATCTGGTTTACTGGACACTGTTATGAGACATAGCAAACACCCTTCACAACAGGCTACACTGACCCTAGCTGGTGTACTAGATGTTAAAGATGAGAAGAAGAAACTGATCCTTATTGAAGGAGGACCAGGAATGGGAAAGAGTACGTTGGCTATTAAGATGTGCAAGTGTTGGGCAGATGGTGAATTACTTGAAGAATATGATGCAGTAATATTACTGCCTTTACGAGATCCTGAAATACAAGCAGCTACTTGCATTAAGGACTTTTTGCTAATTTTGAATGAGGAACTGAAGGATCAAGTGTACCGAGAAATTATTAAATGTAATGGAGACAAGATTTGCTTCATATTTGAGGGATATGATGAACTTTCTGATGACTTACGGAGAACACCAATTTTTGCCAAGTTGATGGATAAGCTACCAAACTGTACCCTCATGTATACATCCCGACCTGAAGCTTGTGACAGAATACGACAGCTTGCTACCCGGAGGATACAGATAGATGGGTTTAAAGAAGAACAAGTGTATGACTACATATCAAGTGCATTTGAGAATGAAGAAAATGGAAAAGAGAAAGCGTCAAAGTTGACTTCACATGTGAAAAGTAATCCATCCATCAGAAGCATATTGTATGTACCAATAAATGTTGCAATAGTCTGTCACCTTTTCCTATTGAGTCTATCATTACCAACAACATTAACAGAGTTATACATCTTACTTTGTAAGAACCTGATCCTTCGTCACATCAGCAAACTCAGTGACGACAAAGTTGACTACATTGAATCATTACAAGACTTACCATCACCATATAGAGAACAGTTTCACAAGTTATGCCTAGTATCTTACAGAGGTAGTGAAAGTGACAAAATTATATTTTCTAGTCGTGAGCTAAGTAAGTATGGCATAGACGTTAGTAAGATGAGTGGCTTAGGATTACTACACATTGCTCCTAGTACATCAGTACATGGTAGGGAGAAGAGTTGTAACTTTCTACATTTGACAGTACAGGAGTTTTGTGCAGCATTTTATATTTCCATGTTACCTCCCCAAGAACAGTGTCGGTATTTTAAAAGATATCAATTTAATAATAGCAGGTTTAGAGTGATCTGGAAATTCTACGCTGGAATCACAACATTGAATAACAAGGAAATATTCCACTGTATGTTACCCTCCAAGTGGGTCAAGTCAAAATATAAAAAGAGAAGAATTGTGGAGTTGTTACATTGTTTGTATGAGGCTCAGAATGATGAACTAATCCAAGTGTTAGGAGATCATCTTGATGGTAATATTGACCTGTCATCGTGTAGACTAGACCAGATTAGCTGTAGTGCTTTAGGTTACCTGTTGGAACAATATAGAGGAGTACTGAAACTAGTTGATGTTATTGGGTGTCACATTGGTGATGAAGGTTGTAGAATAATACTGACTGCATTAATGTCATGTAATGATAACTCCTCACAACTTCACCTCAGGATGTATGGTAATGATATCACTGATGATTGTAGTTCTCTAATTGCTTCACTTTTATCATCAAAATATCCCATCATTAAACTTGATATTAGTAATAACAAGTTATCTGATCACACTAACATATTTCAGTCACTGAATGATAACAATATTATGACAGAATTATCTTTAAGGTGGTCATCATTAACATTATCAGATATGAAGTCACTTGGTGAGATGTTATCCATTAACAAGACCCTCACTGTTCTGGATATTAGTAGTAATGATATAAGACCTGATGGATGTCAGTATCTAGCTGATTGTAGAAACATTTCTCTTAGTAAACTAATAATGTCTGGTGGAGTTAGTAGAGCAGATAAAATTGGTGAAATGATTCACTATAACAAATCCATCAGTTATGTTAACCTTGGTTGGAATTCAATTGGTGATAATGGTGTGGAGAAGTTGGTAGGACAATTGAGAGGTAATACAACACTTAAACATCTTGACCTGTGGGGTAATGGTATTTCTGTTATTGGTGCTAAACACCTTAAAGGATTATTAACTACtcattgttcatctcttaatAATATTGAACTATCATGTAATCCATTAGGGGACAATGGTGTTGACATTATCTTACAATCACTAACAATTACAATGGAACATGTTGGGTTATATGATACAGGAATGACATCACGTTGTTTGTCTCTACCAAAAGCTCTACACAATGTGAAGTCGATCAGTTTTACTGTACCAAGTGTATGTGATACAATTAGTGATAGTTTAGCTAACACTGTTATGTTGGAACATGTTGAGCTTTATGATGGAAGTGATGCAGCATACCACACACTGATCAGTGGTATTAGTAGAAACAGTAGTATTAACAAGCTGATGTTTAGTGGAGGTGATCTCCATCATCAAACTGTATCAAGTCTTGTACAAGTTCTAAAGGTCAACAAGACTATCACAACATTGACAATATGGGATGTGAACATCTCTCCGAGTGACTATTTATTACTAACAGAAGTGTTGACCATCAGCAACACTGTTAGGGAattgatgattattccatctgttGAGAAGAGGTTGGACCGATCAATAGTACTACAAATTGTGaaacaattacaacaaaatTATACACTAAAACTGTTAGTACTGTGGTTAACAGTTGAAAATTATGACCAGTTCATCAGAGATGTCGAGATATTAACTAAACAACACAATAATAACAGACAGAGCCATGGTGTGACTACTCCACTACAAGTAGAATTGTAAGATATGATATTCTCAATATTGTAATGATAACTACATTAATTGTATAGGTGGTGATCACCATGGAGACCAGTATTTATGATCATGTGATATGTAAGTTGTGTTAACATGTTGTCATGGTGATTATTTGTTATTCCAACAGTATCATTTATATGGTTTTACTGAAAACGTGTTTCCATTGGATACAAGTGACACTGTAAACTGACATAATACTGTTGTTGTATACCGGTTGTCTGTTTTGATGTGTTCACATTGTATATTATATTTGAGAAGGAATGTTCATGTggctattaaatttttttttggggggaaatactgtatgtatggaTACTGTACAGCCGCTACAGGGAGTGATAGATATGGGTGAATTTTAAAGGTCTTCCCTTTCAATGTTGTTTGTGGCTCTTTGCCATTAGTATGGTAACTGTGTGTCATCATTACTGTCAATCATATTAATTTGGTGAGTATGTGTTGTGCTATACAATACTTAGACTATGGtatggctcatttacaggtttactaaatcacttagtcacctgacatgctcacttagtcacctacacatgttcacttagtaacccgcccttaagcaattttgtacatgataaataatcaTAACATTAAAAGcctgcagtacttgataatactgtaatactcttctcTGTGTTccgcaaataattctggacaaatagtagactaaacggtgtatctactgtagctctaacctttactctggttaccagtcaaataatttttgtgggcactgtaaggacttcaggaagaaaccattCCACTGTTCTGCATCTCATGCTCTGcagctctggctataaaggtacgtaCTTTAAACCACAAGTTAGACACCatgaccaacgggaactaagcgatttagtaggCCCTTAGTTCctttggtcttggtgtctaactattatatgtatgacaggaaattttaaaattacataGGCACCTTTAAATTATGTTTTATAGATCTTGATTTCTGTCTTGTCAATACTGATGAAGTGTGGATTTGTCAAACTTTCctgttgtactgtatatagaCTATGTTATTGTTATTTGATGACAGGAATTTATCTGTGTGACTGGTGAGGGATGAGGATGTTACCTGCTAAATGTGTGAAATATTCTCAACCTGTCTGTGAATCATTAGATGTAGTGTATGACATGATCACAACAGTACTAGCTTGGTACTAGTGTTGACTGATCAGTTATCAAGGTTTGAGGTATAAGTGATAATAATTGCTACATTATCATCATTACTGTTCTTATAGGTTGAAGTCAGTGTCAGGTTAGTACTCCTTTGGTCATCATCCACTAACCTCTGTCTACCAGTGATGTGAGCAAGATGGTGAAATATGCCTAGGAGACATTTCTACTTGCTTGGGAGAAAAGTGCTGGAGACAAGGACCTACTGGGAGAGACTCAACTCTTGTATGAGAGACAGATAAAGCCACACCCTCAAAATACTGTTTTCTATGTGAGAGACAAAATATAAATACAATAGTACTTTGTGGTCAACACTACAAATACATCACAAGTTTAAATGGACACTTTTGGTTTGTAACTCACAGGGCGTCTGggttcagtggaatggaatggtggattggtggaatggaacggtactatGGTAATTccaattggtggtcacctctttataaagaccgttttactttaattaGCTGCTATCTTGTTTTAGAGTATATCCCCATAGAAttgtcttattgatcagttgtgcaccacatgcctagaaaattcagttatatctgatttgtaatacggcaatataccccatgcaaaaacagtttggctgtacaaGAATAacgtccccatcaaactaaaagtaactgacaactaaagtATCTAGTATCTGGGTAAGgcctaaaggagctaatatctgggtaaggccaagaaatactggcaaataactcactataatttataaaaatttggtcctgTATCATTGACTTGTTCAgtcagtcttgctgcattccccCTGTAacctctaattggctagtaatctagccaccttttttctcctctacaatgccGGACTATTGGGagaggtaccaatttactagcctggctattagatttacagggaattaattaggaatacagtcagactgtacaagtcaatgataaatgaccaagattattgtaaattatattTAGTTGCCAGTGtatatattaacattcatttcttggcctcaccagatattagctcctttggTTGCCAGCtgcttttagtttcgtggacgcatcttttttttgtatagccaagctgtttttgtatggggtatatagctattaccaggggcgg
The Dysidea avara chromosome 7, odDysAvar1.4, whole genome shotgun sequence genome window above contains:
- the LOC136261605 gene encoding protein NLRC3-like encodes the protein MKRTGEESATTPSENDTDRDQYVQKFRNCFQQYYARLCDVLPIHEVLPSLVSSGVITVDEMLEIEAKETSSLKARALLSGPVWRAINGGFPDTFVRLLCIMCSLRVRSCELSKEICAKLDISDDVISELTRKLSLQPQCVKLDDCMSNYRQQLQDKYKFLQLTSPDELLECRPSEYVNLKLTLVDKRTKRNRETLVSGLLDTVMRHSKHPSQQATLTLAGVLDVKDEKKKLILIEGGPGMGKSTLAIKMCKCWADGELLEEYDAVILLPLRDPEIQAATCIKDFLLILNEELKDQVYREIIKCNGDKICFIFEGYDELSDDLRRTPIFAKLMDKLPNCTLMYTSRPEACDRIRQLATRRIQIDGFKEEQVYDYISSAFENEENGKEKASKLTSHVKSNPSIRSILYVPINVAIVCHLFLLSLSLPTTLTELYILLCKNLILRHISKLSDDKVDYIESLQDLPSPYREQFHKLCLVSYRGSESDKIIFSSRELSKYGIDVSKMSGLGLLHIAPSTSVHGREKSCNFLHLTVQEFCAAFYISMLPPQEQCRYFKRYQFNNSRFRVIWKFYAGITTLNNKEIFHCMLPSKWVKSKYKKRRIVELLHCLYEAQNDELIQVLGDHLDGNIDLSSCRLDQISCSALGYLLEQYRGVLKLVDVIGCHIGDEGCRIILTALMSCNDNSSQLHLRMYGNDITDDCSSLIASLLSSKYPIIKLDISNNKLSDHTNIFQSLNDNNIMTELSLRWSSLTLSDMKSLGEMLSINKTLTVLDISSNDIRPDGCQYLADCRNISLSKLIMSGGVSRADKIGEMIHYNKSISYVNLGWNSIGDNGVEKLVGQLRGNTTLKHLDLWGNGISVIGAKHLKGLLTTHCSSLNNIELSCNPLGDNGVDIILQSLTITMEHVGLYDTGMTSRCLSLPKALHNVKSISFTVPSVCDTISDSLANTVMLEHVELYDGSDAAYHTLISGISRNSSINKLMFSGGDLHHQTVSSLVQVLKVNKTITTLTIWDVNISPSDYLLLTEVLTISNTVRELMIIPSVEKRLDRSIVLQIVKQLQQNYTLKLLVLWLTVENYDQFIRDVEILTKQHNNNRQSHGVTTPLQVELW